Proteins from one Dermacentor variabilis isolate Ectoservices chromosome 1, ASM5094787v1, whole genome shotgun sequence genomic window:
- the LOC142570674 gene encoding uncharacterized protein LOC142570674 yields MGIDVPSGIRTYRLLHGGASAFSEAPSPQKMPSSILHDLLPEKAKADASYTFGYLAMEDVLPRSCDPAVKTGNMAEEEACSSSAAHRRRLVPRAECDRFVEMDVKDNLPEYNSMQAPCTVQGAGLQVEDVSQGTGHRMIFRFEVLGCRPHIHLRDTLPLRLTALSYCKGECNSDMAGMATPSSSCLWRLRTR; encoded by the exons ATGGGAATCGATGTACCGAGCGGCATCCGAACTTATCGTCTCCTCCACGGCGGTGCATCCGCCTTCTCAGAAGCGCCGTCACCCCAGAAGATGCCTTCGTCCATATTGCACGACCTACTTCCAGAGAAAGCCAAGGCCGACGCGTCCTACACGTTCGGCTACTTGGCCATGGAGGACGTCCTCCCGAGGAGCTGCGACCCTGCGGTCAAGACTGGGAACATGGCTGAGGAGGAGGCTTGCAGCAGCAGTGCCGCACATCGGCGGAGACTGGTTCCGAGGGCCGAGTGCGACCGGTTCGTTGAGATGGACGTCAAGGACAACCTGCCTGAGTACAACTCCATGCAAGCACCGTGCACCGTGCAAGGAGCTGGACTCCAGGTGGAGGACGTATCGCAGGGCACCGGGCACCGAATGATATTCAG GTTCGAGGTCTTGGGCTGCAGACCACACATCCACCTGCGCGACACGCTGCCGCTTCGGTTGACGGCGCTGAGCTACTGCAAGGGCGAGTGCAACAGCGACATGGCCGGGATGGCtacgccaagcagcagctgcctTTGGAGGCTACGCACGAGGTGA
- the LOC142570649 gene encoding uncharacterized protein LOC142570649 — protein sequence MQVSTSYALFAKKSSNYILVQFPSSHCCVAIAVECAHVIHSLLMLSGDVETNPGPEGNAAVLAELQKLNAGQTLLITEIQGLKTQLNTTDQTIASLDKRMADLETHYQTLLHLRNDIEIMQSTTIDQAKKIKELETRLDDAENQSRRNNLIFYGIPDPASAETWAESEKLIIDVCRKNLDITLEPNDIERAHRLGNHSADRIRPVIVKFLSHKTKDALLSNGRKLKDTNYSIGEDFSRTVRHARKQLLVFAKANSNKYSLRFKTLHIGSKRYVFDASSQAVKEIA from the coding sequence ATGCAGGTCAGTACATCATATGCCCTCTTCGCTAAAAAATCCAGTAATTATATTTTGGTGCAGTTTCCGAGCTCGCACTGCTGTGTTGCCATTGCCGTTGAGTGTGCTCACGTAATTCATTCCTTGCTCATGCTATCAGGAGACGTTGAGACTAACCCTGGTCCTGAGGGCAACGCTGCTGTACTCGCTGAACTACAGAAGCTAAACGCGGGACAGACCCTGTTGATTACAGAAATACAGGGCCTCAAAACACAGCTGAACACAACAGACCAAACTATAGCAAGCCTAGACAAACGAATGGCCGATCTCGAAACGCATTACCAAACACTTCTTCACCTCAGAAACGATATTGAAATAATGCAGTCAACCACAATCGACCAAGCTAAAAAGATTAAAGAACTAGAAACACGCCTGGATGACGCGGAAAACCAATCACGTCGGAATAACCTTATTTTCTATGGCATCCCTGACCCTGCTAGCGCTGAAACGTGGGCTGAGTCAGAAAAACTAATCATTGATGTTTGCCGCAAAAATCTTGATATAACCTTGGAACCTAACGACATTGAAAGAGCGCATCGCCTCGGAAATCATTCAGCCGACCGAATTCGTCCCGTAATCGTAAAATTCCTATCTCATAAAACCAAAGACGCACTGTTATCAAATGGCCGTAAATTGAAAGACACAAACTACAGTATTGGAGAGGACTTCTCCCGCACCGTTCGGCACGCGCGTAAACAGTTACTAGTGTTTGCCAAAGCCAATTCCAACAAGTACTCCTTGCGCTTCAAAACCCTGCACATCGGCTCAAAACGCTATGTATTTGACGCATCATCCCAAGCCGTTAAGGAAATAGCATAG